The bacterium region GAGGGAAAGAGAGGACGCTCATGAATCGCGATCAGCGGGAGACCCACGGCGAGGGCGCCGATCCACGCCTGGCGAAGCTGGCCGCCCGCCTGCGCGAAGAGGGCCAGGCGCCGCGCCGCGACCTGTGGCCAGGCATCGAGGCGTCCATCGCGGCGGGGGAGAGCCGCCGGCTCGACGCCGGGCGGCGGCGCCCCGACCCGGTGCGCTGGGCGGTGGCGGCAGCGGTGGCCCTGCTGGTGGTGGTCGGGGGGTGGCGCCTCGTGCACGAACCCGGGGCGCCCGGCATCGAGCCGGCGCCGACGGCCCGGCTGGCGGCCGTGACGGCGCCGGACCCCATGGTTGTCGACGACGGCGGCCTGCCCGCCATCGACGCGGCCCTCGACGAGGTGAACGCGGCGCTCCGGGACGATCCGGAGAACCGGAGCCTCACGAATCTCGCGGTGATGCTGCACCGCTCGCGGGGGCGCGTGCTGCGCCAGAGCGAGACCGTGCACATCACCGGCAGCTGACGAACCGAGCTTGATGTTGGCACAACGGGCCCGCGGGCCCAACACCGGGAGGATGCAGATGAAACGGATGACAGGAGCCCTGGCCGCGTTGGCCGTGCTGATGCTCGCGGCGGTGCCCGGCCTGGCCGAGGAGAAGCGCCAGGTCGAAGGGCGGGTCGACGCCCGCTCCGACGGGATCGTCACCGTCGAGAACATCGCGGGGCGCATCGAGATCGTCGGCTGGGACAAGGACGAGGTGGCCTACGAGGGCCACGTCACCGGCGACGTCCAGGAGGTCGTGCTCGAGGGTGGCCGCAAGACGACCCTCAAGGTGCGCTACCCCCGCAAGGCGAAACACATCGAGGGCGGCGCCTGGCTGGTGGTGCACGTGCCCCGGGCGAGCCGGCTCGCCGTCGAGTGCATCAGCGCCGACATCGAGGTGCGCGACCTCACGGGCGTCGTCGAGGCCGAGGCCATCAGCGGCGACGTCACCGTGAAGGCCGACTGCGAGGAGGTCGAGGCCGAGTCGATCAGCGGCGACGTCGACGTGACCACGCAGGCGCGCGAGGTCTCGGTCGGCAGCATCAGCGGCGGGGTCAAGGCCGCCGGCGGCACGGCCGAGATCGAGGCCGAGACCGTGAGCGGCTCCATCGAGCTCTCCTTCGACCGGTTCCTGAACCTCGACGTCGAATCGGTCTCGGGCGACGCCGACGTGAGCGGCGACCTGGACGACAATGGCGAGTTCGACTTCGAACTGCACAGCGGCACCCTCACCCTGGCCGTACCCGGCGACGTGAGCGCCGAGTTCCGTGTCGAGACCTTCTCGGGCGGCATCGACAACGGCTTCGGCCAGAAGTCGCGCAAGACGAGCAAGTACACGCCGGGCCGCGAGCTCGAATTCACCAACAACGGAGGTTCGGCGCGGGTGCGCATCGACACCTTCAGCGGCGACGTGATCATCAGGAAGCGCTGATCCCCGCCACCGCGACGCAAAAAAGCCCCGGGCCTGAGCCCGGGGCTTTTTCCGTTCCGGCCGCAGCCGGATCAGATCCGATCTACCACTTGTAGTTCACACCGAACGAGAAGCCGTAGGGGTTCTCGAAGCTGGTGGTGTCGGCGTTGTACCAGCCACTGTACGACTTGCCGGTGGCGAAGCCGTTGGTGGAGTTCAGCGACCAGTTGGCGGCCATGTCGCCGTAGCTCATCGCCGCGTACTGGACGTAGACCTGCAGGGCCTTGCTGAAGTTGCGGTCGATACCGACGGTCAGCAGGCTGAAGTCGTCGTCGTCGACATCGCCGTTCGGGTCGGCCATGTAGTAGCCGGCCTTGATGTCGTAGTCCTCGTTGGCGTGGAACAGACCCTCGAAACCGATGGTCGAAGCCGTCTGGTCGACGAAGACCGGGTTCGCGGGATCGGTGAAGTCGTCGTAGTACTGGCCGCCGACGCTCAGGTAGGAGGCGGCCAGGGCGAACTTCTCCGCCATGTACTTGCCGGCGAAACGGAAGACCATGGGGGCGTCGCCGAAGTTGCCGTCGACGTCCATGTCACCGTAGGCCTCGCTGAACATGATGGTCGAAGCACCGACGAAGAAATCGTCGGTCGCGTAGGCGGCCATACCGCTGAAGACGGTCTCGGCATGGAACTCGGCGTCGGCCGCGGCGGTCGGGCTGAGCTTGGTGCCGTCCTGATCGAACTGGTAGGCCAGGAACAGGCTGAAGCCGTCCCAGTTGGGGGAGACCCAGGCCAGGATGTCGTCTTCACGGGTGTCCGTGCCGAAGGTCATCGACCGGTTGTCGCCAACGGTGTCGAAGAAGAAGGTCGTCTTGCGGCCCAGGGTCTTGTGCGGGGTGTCGTGACGACCCATCCGCACCTCACCCAGCTTGGCGTTCTTGAAGCCGACGAAGGTGTTGCGCAGGTTGGTCGAGAGATCACCCTGGGCAACGTTCACGGCCTGCTCGATCTGCCAGACGAACTTCCACTCGTCGTTGATGGGCGCCCAGCCCTTGAAGCCGTAGCGCGAGGTGTTGCTGGTCAGGCCCAGCTGGCTGTTCTCGCCATTGCTCATCATGTTGATCGACGAGTGAACCTTGCCGTAGAACGACCAGTTCATGTCGCCGGCCGAAGCAGCGCCGGCAGTCAGAACGACCGCCAGGATCACCAGCATGGTGAACTTCTTCGAGTTAAACAATTTGGACCTCCTTGAAATCCACTGGGGTTTTTCCCGCGGCCGGAGCCTTGGGAATCGATCGCTTCCGCCATCCGCAGTACTCCGCAGGACAAGCCTGCGACTGCGCTGCGGCCCGAAAGCGTCGAAATCGCCCGATCGGACACCATGCCCGCCAGGCAATGCTTGGGCCACCCCGTGTGGTGGCAACTCATTCCGTGATCA contains the following coding sequences:
- a CDS encoding porin, which encodes MFNSKKFTMLVILAVVLTAGAASAGDMNWSFYGKVHSSINMMSNGENSQLGLTSNTSRYGFKGWAPINDEWKFVWQIEQAVNVAQGDLSTNLRNTFVGFKNAKLGEVRMGRHDTPHKTLGRKTTFFFDTVGDNRSMTFGTDTREDDILAWVSPNWDGFSLFLAYQFDQDGTKLSPTAAADAEFHAETVFSGMAAYATDDFFVGASTIMFSEAYGDMDVDGNFGDAPMVFRFAGKYMAEKFALAASYLSVGGQYYDDFTDPANPVFVDQTASTIGFEGLFHANEDYDIKAGYYMADPNGDVDDDDFSLLTVGIDRNFSKALQVYVQYAAMSYGDMAANWSLNSTNGFATGKSYSGWYNADTTSFENPYGFSFGVNYKW
- a CDS encoding DUF4097 family beta strand repeat protein translates to MKRMTGALAALAVLMLAAVPGLAEEKRQVEGRVDARSDGIVTVENIAGRIEIVGWDKDEVAYEGHVTGDVQEVVLEGGRKTTLKVRYPRKAKHIEGGAWLVVHVPRASRLAVECISADIEVRDLTGVVEAEAISGDVTVKADCEEVEAESISGDVDVTTQAREVSVGSISGGVKAAGGTAEIEAETVSGSIELSFDRFLNLDVESVSGDADVSGDLDDNGEFDFELHSGTLTLAVPGDVSAEFRVETFSGGIDNGFGQKSRKTSKYTPGRELEFTNNGGSARVRIDTFSGDVIIRKR